The Bacillus horti genome includes the window TCTACCCAGATATGCCCGAGGATCAAAAAATACAAATCTATAATGAGCTTGAGCGCACAGCAGCTACCATCAACGTAGAGAGGTATCCAGAGCTTAAAGCTAATGAGAACTATATCCAGCTTCAACGCACCATAAATGATCTAGAAGAAAAGATCTCTGCAAGTCGCAGAACCTTCAACGCTAATGTAACCAAATTTAATACGATGATTGAAACGATCCCCACAAACCTATTTGCTGGAATGATGGGCTTCCAAAGAAAAACCATGCTAGAAATTGATGATGCCAAGAAACAAGATGTTGATCTTAGAGGCATTCTAAGGGGGTAGACAATGTTTCCAACTTTTGAACAGATACTCCCTATTTTACGCGATCATATCCAAACTCTAGAAGATAAAAGAAGCAAAATAGTCTCAGGCTATAAAAAGTTTGGTATTGGCTTTGCCCTTGGGCTCGCCATTCTTATTCTCTGCATGGTAGCAGGCTTCTCAGGTACTTTCTTTGTGTTTCTAATCTTCATCGTATACATAGGTATTAGTGTAGGTAAGATCATGAAGCAAAAAAGAGAAATCCGAACCGAATTTAAACAGCATGTTGTTGGTAAAATTTCTACAGAGCTACTGAGACAGTGCGAGTTGCCTAATGCAACAGACAAATTTGAATATCACTGTGATTACAGGAAAAACGGTAGGATTAGAGATCAGTATATTAGAAACAGTCACCTATTTAATTTTAAGATTGATAAAACGCGTGGAGAGGATTTATTTTCAGGCAGAATCGGACTAACCGATTTTCAGTTCTCAGAGCTTGAACTGATTCAGGTAAGAACCTCTACGGACTCAAAAGGCAGAAGTACAACAAAAAATGTAACGATGTTCGATGGTATTTTGTTTGTCGCTGATTTTCACAAGGACTTTGACGGAGTTACGACTTTGAAGTCAGGTAATATTTTCAATAGAAGTGGAATTAACTCCTTGTTACAAGGAGTAGGCAATATCTTTTCCTCTCAGAAAAAGGTCACCGTGACTCTTGAAAATGAAGAATTTAATAAGGCATTCCATGTTGTTTCCACCGATGAGGTAAAAGCAAGATATCTCTTATCAGTGAGCATGCTGGAGAGGATTATGAATTTCAAAAAGAGACATCCTCATGGTATCGAGTTGTCGTTTGTAAACTCATACATGAGTATTGCTTTAGGTAAAGGAAAGGATTATTTTGAGCCTAATGTGTTTAAACCTTTTGATGGGAGTCAAGCAAGGACTGTATATGAAGATCTTTTATTCTTCTTCGGTATGATCGAAGATTTTGATCTTAATACACGGATTTGGAACAAGGCTTAAAACTTAACCCTTTTCACTTAAACAAAAGATGTGGTAAGGTTTTAGTAAAGGTAGCTTAAAGCTTGTTAAATCTTTTAATAACTATGCATTGAAAGGATGGGTTAGATGCAGTCATTCTATTACTTTCTCCACATTATTGGTGTAATTATTTGGATTGGATCTTTTATTGGATTCGGTCTTCTTCTTCGATCATTAGCCAAGAAAGAATCAGTTGAACAGCACACTCAGGTAGTCACCAAAATTGATCAGCTTGTCAAACGTCTGATACTTCCTAGTGCATTAGTGGTCATGATCTCAGGGGTCTTTCTGATTTTACCGTACGATCGTGGGTCATTGCCTTTGTATATTACACTGATGGAGCAAGCAGGCTCCTTAATTATCCTTCTTTCCATCATTGTTCTTACGATTCAAAGCAGGAAAATACAAAAGGCGTTACGTCAGCAAACGGATGGTGTAGAAGTAAGCTCTGCTAAGAAGCTAACGCTACAGGGAGTGACTGATGTCTACAGCAAGTTTATGCTTGGTTCAGCCGTTATGGCTAGTACCATCGTTGTTATTGTAAGTATGAAGATTATGTAATAAATGAGAAATAAAACGTCCAGCGTTAAGCACTAAATACGCTGGACGTTTGCATGAAATTATATTATAATATTTTATGTCGTCAGTTTTTCGGGAAGTGGCTCAGCTTGGTAGAGCACCTGGTTTGGGACCAGGGGGTCGCAGGTTCAAATCCTGTCTTCCCGACCATTATACGTATGCGGGTGTAGTTCAATGGTAGAACTCCAGCCTTCCAAGCTGGTAGCGTGGGTTCGATTCCCATCACCCGCTCCATTACTTACATACGGGAAGAGAACCCACAGTGGTCGATCATCCGTGAAGACATCGGAGAATAAGCTAAGTAGGATGC containing:
- a CDS encoding LemA family protein, whose product is MEFIIIGAVVLVGLYLIISYNRLISVRNRVRESFQSIDVYLQQRFDALTQIAETVAAYSDHERGTLKDITQLRQSIYPDMPEDQKIQIYNELERTAATINVERYPELKANENYIQLQRTINDLEEKISASRRTFNANVTKFNTMIETIPTNLFAGMMGFQRKTMLEIDDAKKQDVDLRGILRG
- a CDS encoding DUF3137 domain-containing protein; the protein is MFPTFEQILPILRDHIQTLEDKRSKIVSGYKKFGIGFALGLAILILCMVAGFSGTFFVFLIFIVYIGISVGKIMKQKREIRTEFKQHVVGKISTELLRQCELPNATDKFEYHCDYRKNGRIRDQYIRNSHLFNFKIDKTRGEDLFSGRIGLTDFQFSELELIQVRTSTDSKGRSTTKNVTMFDGILFVADFHKDFDGVTTLKSGNIFNRSGINSLLQGVGNIFSSQKKVTVTLENEEFNKAFHVVSTDEVKARYLLSVSMLERIMNFKKRHPHGIELSFVNSYMSIALGKGKDYFEPNVFKPFDGSQARTVYEDLLFFFGMIEDFDLNTRIWNKA